A single window of Nitrospirota bacterium DNA harbors:
- a CDS encoding alanine--glyoxylate aminotransferase family protein, translated as MLKRYLLAPGPTPVPPRVLQSMALPILHHRAPDFVPILDSAKKGLKRLYQTENDVLILTSTGTGGMVAAVNNFFSPGERVLVVNGGKFGERWTNIGRAYGLEVTEIEVPWGHAVKPEQVEQELARDGSIKGVLIQGSETSTGVFHDIRAVGEVLKRHPEVLYVVDAISALVAHDIKTDGWGIDVMVAGSQKGLMLPPGLAFISVSERAWKKAETAEAPHFYFNLKKERAALAKNQTNFTSSVTLVVALNEALKLLEAEGYGNVFARHARLAEATRAAAKALGLSLFAKESPSNALTAVETPAGIDGQEVYKRMREDYGITGAGGQDQARGKIFRIAHLGYADTFDVITAVAGLEMVLRGLGHDLALGSGVAAAQEILMVK; from the coding sequence ATGCTCAAACGTTATCTCCTTGCTCCGGGACCCACGCCCGTGCCCCCACGAGTGCTTCAGAGCATGGCCCTGCCCATCCTGCACCACAGGGCGCCGGATTTCGTCCCCATCCTGGATTCCGCGAAAAAGGGACTGAAGCGGCTCTATCAGACCGAAAACGACGTCCTCATCCTCACCTCCACCGGCACCGGCGGGATGGTGGCCGCGGTGAACAACTTCTTCAGCCCCGGCGAGAGGGTCCTGGTGGTAAACGGCGGAAAGTTCGGCGAGCGATGGACCAATATCGGCCGGGCCTACGGCCTGGAGGTCACGGAGATAGAGGTGCCCTGGGGGCACGCCGTCAAGCCCGAGCAGGTCGAGCAGGAGCTGGCCAGGGACGGCTCCATAAAGGGCGTCCTCATCCAGGGCTCGGAGACCTCCACGGGGGTCTTCCACGACATCCGCGCCGTGGGCGAGGTGCTTAAAAGGCATCCCGAGGTCCTGTACGTGGTGGACGCCATCAGCGCCCTGGTGGCCCACGACATAAAGACCGACGGGTGGGGCATCGACGTCATGGTGGCGGGCTCGCAGAAGGGGCTCATGCTGCCGCCGGGTCTGGCCTTCATAAGCGTGAGCGAGCGGGCCTGGAAGAAGGCCGAGACGGCGGAGGCGCCGCACTTCTATTTCAATCTCAAGAAGGAGCGGGCGGCCCTGGCGAAAAACCAGACGAATTTCACCTCCTCGGTGACCCTGGTCGTGGCCCTGAACGAGGCCCTGAAGCTCCTGGAGGCAGAAGGCTACGGCAATGTCTTCGCCCGCCACGCCCGCCTGGCCGAGGCCACCCGGGCCGCCGCGAAGGCCCTGGGCCTTTCCCTCTTCGCCAAGGAGTCCCCGAGCAACGCCCTGACGGCCGTGGAGACCCCGGCGGGCATCGACGGGCAGGAGGTCTACAAACGGATGCGCGAGGACTACGGCATCACCGGCGCGGGCGGACAGGACCAGGCCAGGGGAAAGATATTCCGCATCGCCCACCTGGGCTATGCCGACACCTTCGACGTCATCACAGCCGTCGCGGGCCTGGAGATGGTCCTGAGGGGGCTGGGCCACGACCTCGCCCTGGGCAGCGGAGTGGCTGCGGCCCAGGAAATACTCATGGTGAAGTAG
- the serA gene encoding phosphoglycerate dehydrogenase, translated as MKVLVSDNLSETGISILRKAGLTVDVKVGMSPEELTSVIGEYHGIVIRSATKLTADVIEAARNLKVIGRAGSGLDNVDKAAATKKGIVVMNTPGGNTITTAEHTIALMFSLARKVPQATASMKAGLWEKKKFKGVELFNKTLGVVGLGQIGSQVAKRARCLEMNVIAYDPFLSEDTAEAMGIRKVPLEEIFRTADFITVHSPLTGETRNLINKVTIKLMKTTVRIINCARGGIVNEGDLAEALESGRVAGAALDVFEEEPAPEDSPLLRLEDNVVLTPHLGASTDEAQENVAVAVAEQIVDYLQAGTIRNAVNFPSVPADQVPHLRPYLKLAEGLGSFAAQLIEGGITEVTLEYRGEAAELTTEPVTMAAVKGLLTPILESTVNFVNAPIIARERGIEVKETKSADAGDYQSVLTLRVRVKKEEHSFSGTLFSRRDPRIIMVDNFPVEIIPEGTILVIHNQDKPGVIGGTGSVLASHGVNIAWMHFGRESAGGLAMSVVCVDTAVGDKELKEIRNLPNILSVKQIYL; from the coding sequence ATGAAGGTCCTCGTAAGCGACAACCTCTCGGAAACCGGCATCTCCATACTGAGGAAAGCGGGCCTCACGGTGGACGTCAAGGTGGGCATGAGCCCCGAGGAGCTCACCTCCGTCATCGGCGAGTACCACGGCATCGTCATCCGCAGCGCCACCAAGCTCACGGCCGACGTCATCGAGGCGGCCCGCAACCTCAAGGTCATCGGGCGGGCCGGCTCCGGACTGGACAACGTGGACAAGGCCGCCGCCACCAAGAAGGGCATCGTGGTGATGAACACCCCCGGGGGCAACACCATCACCACGGCGGAGCACACCATCGCCCTGATGTTCTCGCTGGCCCGGAAGGTGCCCCAGGCCACGGCCTCCATGAAGGCCGGCCTGTGGGAGAAGAAGAAGTTCAAGGGCGTGGAGCTCTTCAACAAGACCCTGGGCGTGGTGGGCCTGGGCCAGATAGGCTCCCAGGTGGCCAAGCGCGCCCGGTGCCTGGAGATGAACGTCATCGCCTACGACCCCTTCCTGAGCGAGGACACGGCCGAGGCCATGGGCATCCGGAAGGTCCCGCTTGAGGAGATATTCAGGACCGCCGACTTCATTACCGTGCACAGCCCCCTGACGGGCGAGACCCGGAACCTCATCAACAAAGTGACCATAAAGCTCATGAAGACAACGGTGCGCATCATCAACTGCGCCCGCGGCGGCATCGTCAACGAGGGCGACCTGGCCGAGGCCCTGGAGTCAGGCCGGGTGGCCGGGGCCGCCCTGGACGTCTTCGAAGAGGAGCCCGCGCCGGAGGACAGCCCCCTGCTCAGGCTCGAAGACAACGTGGTTCTCACCCCCCACCTGGGGGCTTCCACGGACGAGGCCCAGGAGAACGTGGCCGTGGCGGTGGCCGAGCAGATAGTGGACTATCTCCAGGCGGGGACCATCAGAAACGCCGTGAACTTCCCCTCCGTGCCGGCCGACCAGGTGCCCCACCTGCGGCCCTACCTCAAGCTCGCCGAGGGGCTGGGGAGCTTCGCCGCCCAGCTCATCGAGGGCGGCATCACCGAGGTGACCCTGGAGTACAGGGGCGAGGCGGCCGAGCTCACCACCGAGCCGGTGACCATGGCGGCGGTGAAAGGGCTTCTGACCCCCATCCTGGAGTCCACGGTCAACTTCGTCAACGCCCCCATCATCGCCCGGGAAAGGGGCATCGAGGTCAAGGAGACCAAGAGCGCCGATGCGGGGGACTACCAGAGCGTGCTCACCCTGCGGGTGCGCGTCAAGAAGGAGGAGCACTCCTTCTCCGGCACGCTCTTCAGCCGCAGGGACCCCAGGATCATCATGGTGGACAACTTCCCCGTGGAGATAATCCCGGAGGGGACCATCCTGGTCATTCACAACCAGGACAAGCCCGGAGTCATCGGCGGAACGGGCTCGGTCCTGGCCTCCCACGGCGTCAACATAGCCTGGATGCACTTCGGGCGGGAGTCGGCCGGCGGGCTCGCCATGAGCGTGGTCTGCGTGGACACCGCAGTGGGGGACAAGGAGCTCAAGGAGATACGGAACCTCCCGAACATCCTCTCCGTCAAGCAGATATACCTGTAG
- a CDS encoding adenylosuccinate synthase yields the protein MPAVVIVGAQWGDEGKGKIVDVLTEEAHVVARYQGGHNAGHTVVIGGKTFILHLIPSGILHAGKAAVIGNGTVVEPGALIAEIEGLRREGIDVDNNLLLSRGAHLIMPYHTALDGASEKHRGSSKIGTTGRGIGPAYVDKMARVGLMVGDLLHPDIFREKLEKALHYVNQVLTRVYGQEAFTAGDIHAAFMGYAEKLAHYVTDTDVFLNRALDERKNVLFEGAQGTLLDIDHGTYPYVTSSSASAGGACIGSGVGPTRIGKVLGVVKAYTTRVGEGPFPTELRDGLGERLQKKGGEFGATTGRPRRCGWLDMVALRHSRRVNGLTGVVMTKLDILDGLEEIKICSAYRCGGERLEHFPREATVLARCEPVYESLPGWKESTSGLRSMEELPKGARDYIGRIEEMLGVPVAMVSTGASREELILREGGF from the coding sequence ATGCCAGCCGTCGTCATTGTGGGCGCCCAGTGGGGCGATGAGGGAAAAGGGAAAATCGTGGACGTCCTCACCGAAGAGGCCCACGTGGTGGCCCGGTACCAGGGCGGCCACAACGCGGGCCACACGGTGGTCATCGGCGGGAAGACCTTCATCCTGCACCTCATCCCCTCGGGCATCCTGCACGCGGGGAAGGCCGCGGTCATCGGAAACGGCACCGTGGTGGAGCCCGGGGCCCTCATCGCGGAGATAGAGGGCCTGAGGCGCGAGGGCATAGACGTCGACAACAACCTCCTGCTGAGCCGGGGCGCCCATCTCATCATGCCCTACCACACGGCGCTGGACGGGGCCAGCGAAAAGCACCGGGGCTCCTCCAAGATAGGCACCACGGGCAGGGGCATCGGCCCGGCCTACGTGGACAAGATGGCACGGGTGGGCCTCATGGTGGGGGACCTCCTGCATCCCGATATCTTCAGGGAAAAGCTGGAGAAAGCCCTTCATTACGTGAACCAGGTCCTCACCAGGGTCTACGGGCAGGAGGCCTTCACGGCCGGCGACATCCATGCGGCCTTCATGGGATACGCCGAGAAGCTCGCCCATTACGTCACGGACACCGACGTCTTCTTGAACCGGGCCCTGGACGAGAGGAAAAACGTGCTGTTCGAGGGCGCGCAGGGCACCCTCCTGGACATCGACCACGGCACCTACCCCTATGTGACCTCCTCCAGCGCCTCCGCAGGCGGCGCGTGCATCGGCTCGGGCGTGGGGCCCACCCGCATCGGAAAGGTCCTGGGCGTGGTGAAGGCGTACACGACCCGCGTGGGCGAGGGACCCTTTCCCACGGAGCTTCGTGACGGCCTGGGCGAGAGGCTTCAGAAGAAAGGTGGGGAGTTCGGGGCCACCACGGGCAGACCCCGCAGGTGCGGATGGCTCGACATGGTCGCCCTCAGGCATTCCCGAAGGGTAAACGGCCTGACCGGCGTGGTGATGACCAAGCTCGACATCCTCGACGGGCTGGAGGAAATAAAGATATGCTCGGCATACCGGTGCGGAGGAGAGAGGCTTGAGCACTTCCCCCGGGAGGCAACGGTCCTGGCCCGGTGCGAGCCCGTCTACGAGAGCCTCCCCGGCTGGAAGGAGAGCACGAGCGGCCTGCGCAGCATGGAGGAGCTCCCCAAGGGCGCCCGGGACTACATCGGCCGCATCGAGGAGATGCTCGGCGTGCCGGTGGCCATGGTGTCCACCGGGGCCAGCAGGGAGGAGCTTATCCTGAGGGAAGGGGGGTTCTGA
- a CDS encoding PilZ domain-containing protein, whose product MDRRKFKRYRLSLDAEFYAGDRILRGVSSNLSQGGLLLRTQHSLSTGSLLHITLFLPDGKTARVKGKALRNAGPGSGLVRNGIGVRLIEHDQAYSDYIEGLRKQAAGSAGDSGEAGLPGPEEKGA is encoded by the coding sequence ATGGACAGGCGCAAGTTCAAGCGGTACCGGCTGAGCCTGGACGCCGAATTCTATGCGGGGGACCGCATCCTCCGCGGGGTCTCGAGCAATCTCTCCCAGGGGGGGTTGCTCCTGAGGACACAGCACAGCCTGAGCACGGGAAGCCTGCTGCACATCACGCTGTTCCTCCCCGACGGCAAGACCGCCCGGGTCAAGGGCAAGGCCCTGAGGAACGCGGGACCCGGCTCGGGCCTGGTCAGAAACGGCATCGGCGTCCGGCTCATCGAGCACGACCAAGCCTACAGCGACTACATCGAGGGCCTGAGGAAACAGGCCGCCGGGAGCGCCGGGGATTCGGGCGAGGCCGGTCTCCCGGGACCGGAGGAGAAGGGGGCCTGA
- a CDS encoding ComF family protein, with product MKHPPPFARALCYGAYAGTLKEAVHLLKFQGIKRLARPLGGLLLALDLPGADCVAPVPLSPGALRRRGFNQSYLLARALAAGLGLPLAGDVLYKRKETPSQVGLTRAQRLGNLKGAFALRRKPDGERVLLVDDVMTTGATMGACARTLLRGGAKEVTAVSLARSP from the coding sequence ATGAAGCACCCTCCCCCCTTTGCCCGCGCGCTTTGCTACGGGGCCTATGCCGGCACCCTGAAGGAAGCGGTCCACCTGCTGAAGTTCCAGGGCATCAAGCGGCTGGCCCGTCCCCTGGGAGGGCTTCTCCTTGCGCTCGACCTGCCCGGGGCGGACTGCGTGGCGCCCGTGCCGCTTTCCCCGGGCGCATTGAGGAGGCGCGGCTTCAACCAATCCTATCTTCTGGCCCGGGCCCTGGCGGCGGGGCTCGGCCTGCCCCTGGCCGGGGACGTCCTTTACAAGAGAAAGGAGACCCCCTCCCAGGTCGGCCTGACGCGGGCTCAGCGCCTGGGCAACCTCAAGGGGGCCTTCGCCCTTCGCCGAAAGCCCGACGGAGAGCGGGTGCTTCTGGTGGACGACGTCATGACCACGGGGGCGACCATGGGCGCGTGCGCCCGGACGCTCTTGCGGGGAGGGGCAAAGGAAGTGACCGCGGTCTCACTGGCGCGGTCCCCCTGA
- a CDS encoding cytochrome c3 family protein, translating into MKKVVLVGIIALTLVFAGLAMAVPPGKTLTFEDGPMGPVTFSGQVHADAGLKCNDCHTKIFPMKKGGVEITAPHKAGVACFTCHDGSKAFSFEGNCTKCHKK; encoded by the coding sequence ATGAAGAAAGTCGTTCTTGTCGGTATCATTGCCCTTACACTCGTCTTTGCCGGACTGGCCATGGCAGTGCCCCCTGGCAAGACCCTGACGTTCGAGGACGGCCCCATGGGCCCGGTGACCTTCAGCGGCCAGGTCCATGCCGACGCCGGCCTGAAGTGCAACGACTGCCACACCAAGATTTTCCCCATGAAGAAGGGCGGCGTCGAGATCACCGCTCCGCACAAGGCCGGTGTGGCGTGCTTTACCTGCCATGACGGCTCCAAGGCTTTCAGCTTCGAGGGCAACTGCACCAAGTGCCATAAGAAATAA
- a CDS encoding HAMP domain-containing sensor histidine kinase, which yields MIRSLSAKFLLLLVSVVAVGLSGTFLLRELMVQDFRGYLEGEMLDRVSWVVASLESSRARAGLWRREDLVRGTVWAAMMGMDLKVYDERGALLMDTGEALESLPPLVKKRMRAVAAGGGRAQREYVPAPLFLGGKQIGRLEAWVAAPRREALFVRRSNKFLLVSVVALGGVAVVLSIVFSRMLTRPIKELTAAASRISEGDLESRVHIPRSDELGTLSETFNAMAQNLLTQERLKRRLTADIAHELRTPLSAVRGELEGMIDGLIPTDRKTLESLHAEIGRLRSILEGIEDLSQAEASSLALRKEDLTLSHFLRNIVDRYQGVFEDKGIALSLEAPEETVVAADPDKLSQVVINLLSNALKATAPGGKVAVRASRRGKEALIEVSDTGRGIEEKDLPFIFERFYRPGHPGRGSLGIGLTIVKELVQAHGGRVEVTSRPGKGSVFSVFLPL from the coding sequence ATGATTAGGAGCCTCTCTGCGAAGTTCCTCCTCCTTCTGGTCTCTGTGGTGGCCGTGGGCCTCTCCGGCACCTTCCTTCTCCGGGAGCTCATGGTCCAGGATTTCAGGGGATACCTCGAAGGGGAAATGCTGGACCGGGTCTCCTGGGTCGTGGCCTCCCTGGAGAGCTCCCGTGCCAGGGCCGGCCTCTGGCGGAGGGAGGACCTGGTGCGGGGCACCGTCTGGGCCGCCATGATGGGGATGGACCTCAAGGTCTATGACGAGCGGGGCGCGCTCCTCATGGACACCGGGGAGGCCCTGGAGAGCCTCCCGCCCCTGGTGAAGAAGCGCATGCGGGCCGTTGCGGCCGGCGGGGGGCGGGCCCAGAGGGAGTACGTGCCCGCTCCCCTTTTCCTGGGCGGCAAGCAGATAGGCCGCCTGGAGGCCTGGGTGGCCGCCCCCCGGAGGGAAGCCCTTTTCGTCCGGAGGTCCAACAAATTCCTCCTGGTCTCGGTGGTGGCCCTGGGTGGCGTGGCCGTCGTGCTGAGCATCGTCTTTTCCCGGATGCTTACCCGCCCCATCAAGGAGCTGACGGCCGCGGCCTCCCGCATCTCTGAGGGGGACCTGGAGAGCCGCGTGCACATCCCCCGGAGCGACGAGCTCGGCACCCTTTCTGAGACCTTCAACGCCATGGCCCAGAACCTCCTGACCCAGGAGCGCCTGAAGCGGCGGCTCACGGCCGACATCGCCCACGAGTTGAGAACCCCCCTGAGCGCGGTGCGCGGGGAGCTGGAAGGCATGATAGACGGCCTCATCCCCACCGACAGGAAGACCCTGGAGTCCCTTCATGCCGAGATAGGGCGCCTGCGGAGCATCCTGGAGGGCATAGAGGACCTCTCCCAGGCCGAGGCCAGCAGCCTCGCCCTGAGGAAGGAGGACCTCACGCTTTCGCACTTCCTCCGGAACATCGTGGACCGCTACCAGGGCGTCTTCGAGGACAAGGGCATAGCCCTTTCACTCGAGGCCCCGGAGGAGACCGTGGTGGCCGCCGACCCGGACAAGCTCAGCCAGGTGGTCATAAACCTTCTGAGCAACGCCCTCAAGGCCACGGCCCCCGGCGGAAAGGTTGCGGTACGGGCGTCGCGGAGAGGGAAGGAGGCCCTCATCGAGGTCTCCGACACCGGCCGGGGCATTGAGGAGAAGGACCTGCCGTTCATATTCGAGCGCTTCTACCGCCCGGGGCATCCCGGCCGGGGGAGCCTGGGAATAGGGCTTACCATAGTCAAGGAGCTGGTGCAGGCCCACGGCGGCAGGGTCGAGGTAACGAGCAGACCCGGGAAGGGCTCGGTTTTCAGCGTTTTTTTGCCACTTTAA
- a CDS encoding response regulator transcription factor — protein MVRPILIVEDDTKIANVVKVYLREAGYQVLHVERGRDALKAAEKEPPLAVILDLKLPDLSGEEVCQGLKELGDFPIIMLTSKHTEEERVAGFALGADDYVVKPFSPRELMYRVRAVLRRTDKGGAAEPMSFNAGSLVIDEQRYQVTRDGRPLNLTSTEIKILSTLASHPGKVFTREELVMGALGYQFEGYDRSVDAHIKNIRHKVEPDPRHPTFIHTVYGAGYRFSGRRDD, from the coding sequence ATGGTCCGCCCCATACTCATCGTTGAGGACGACACCAAGATAGCCAACGTGGTGAAGGTCTACCTTCGGGAGGCGGGCTATCAGGTGCTTCATGTCGAGCGCGGGCGCGACGCCCTCAAGGCCGCCGAGAAGGAGCCGCCCCTGGCCGTCATCCTGGACCTCAAGCTCCCGGACCTGAGCGGCGAGGAGGTCTGCCAGGGCCTGAAGGAGCTGGGGGACTTCCCCATCATCATGCTCACCTCCAAGCACACCGAGGAGGAGCGCGTGGCGGGCTTCGCCCTGGGGGCCGACGATTACGTGGTCAAGCCCTTCAGCCCGCGGGAGCTCATGTACCGCGTGCGGGCCGTCCTCAGGCGGACGGACAAGGGGGGTGCGGCGGAGCCCATGAGCTTCAACGCCGGCTCCCTGGTCATCGACGAGCAGCGCTACCAGGTCACCCGCGACGGCCGGCCGCTGAACCTCACCAGCACCGAGATAAAGATACTCTCCACCCTGGCCTCCCATCCCGGGAAGGTCTTCACCCGCGAGGAGCTGGTCATGGGGGCCCTGGGGTATCAGTTCGAGGGGTACGACCGCAGCGTGGACGCCCATATAAAGAACATCAGGCACAAGGTGGAGCCCGACCCCAGGCACCCCACCTTCATACACACCGTCTACGGGGCGGGCTATCGCTTCTCCGGGCGCCGCGATGATTAG
- a CDS encoding FprA family A-type flavoprotein, with amino-acid sequence MSETIEIKPGIYWVGAIDWALRDFHGYVTPRGSTYNNFLIMDGDVTLVDAVRHEMVDVAIQNIQAITDPSRIKNIVVNHIEPDHAGGLWEVVELAPEAQIYCTKKAREALEKMFDISHWNINIVKTGDELKTGAKTLLFIETPMLHWPDSMMTYVREDKLLISQDAFGQHLASSQRFDDEFVECSSMGALEDSVWDYYANILMPFGSLIERKVAELEKLGLQIDMIAPDHGIIWRRDPGKVVQMYLDMARGKSEERVVIVYDTMWHSTEKMAQPMMEGIRDEGMDCRVFKLRASPTSVAVKEFWRARGALVGSPTLNNTVFPYVGEFLVYLKGLRPKHRIVSAFGSYGWGGGAVKEMLGAFKDMKLETVEPGFEVKYKASADEVKACYDFGRRFAQKTREYHKQF; translated from the coding sequence ATGAGCGAGACCATCGAGATCAAGCCCGGCATCTACTGGGTGGGGGCCATCGACTGGGCCTTACGGGACTTCCACGGCTACGTGACCCCCAGGGGGTCCACCTACAACAATTTCCTCATCATGGACGGCGACGTCACCCTGGTGGACGCCGTCAGGCACGAGATGGTGGACGTCGCCATCCAGAACATCCAGGCCATTACCGACCCGTCCCGGATAAAAAACATCGTGGTCAACCACATAGAGCCCGACCACGCGGGCGGCCTCTGGGAGGTGGTGGAGCTGGCCCCGGAGGCGCAGATATACTGCACCAAGAAGGCCCGGGAGGCCCTGGAGAAGATGTTCGACATCTCCCACTGGAACATCAACATCGTCAAAACGGGGGACGAGCTGAAGACGGGTGCGAAGACCCTGCTTTTCATCGAGACCCCCATGCTCCACTGGCCCGACTCCATGATGACCTACGTGCGCGAGGACAAGCTCCTCATCAGCCAGGACGCCTTCGGGCAGCACCTGGCCTCCTCGCAGCGCTTCGACGACGAGTTCGTGGAGTGCTCCTCCATGGGCGCCCTGGAGGACTCGGTCTGGGACTACTACGCCAACATCCTCATGCCCTTCGGCTCCCTCATCGAGCGGAAGGTGGCGGAGCTGGAGAAGCTGGGGCTTCAGATAGACATGATAGCCCCCGACCACGGCATCATCTGGAGGCGGGACCCCGGCAAGGTCGTCCAGATGTACCTGGACATGGCCAGGGGCAAGAGCGAGGAGCGCGTGGTCATCGTCTACGACACCATGTGGCACAGCACCGAGAAGATGGCCCAGCCCATGATGGAAGGCATCCGGGACGAGGGCATGGACTGCAGGGTGTTCAAGCTGAGGGCCTCGCCCACCAGCGTGGCCGTCAAGGAGTTCTGGCGGGCCCGGGGCGCCCTGGTGGGCTCGCCCACCCTGAACAACACCGTCTTTCCCTACGTGGGAGAGTTTCTCGTCTACCTGAAAGGCCTCCGGCCCAAGCACCGCATCGTCAGCGCTTTCGGCAGCTACGGCTGGGGCGGCGGCGCGGTCAAGGAGATGCTGGGTGCCTTCAAGGACATGAAGCTCGAGACCGTGGAGCCCGGGTTCGAGGTGAAATACAAGGCCTCGGCCGACGAAGTGAAGGCCTGCTACGATTTCGGCCGCCGGTTCGCGCAGAAGACCCGCGAGTACCATAAGCAGTTCTGA
- a CDS encoding DUF2845 domain-containing protein translates to MRLRNALPPRGGRAAEDKGRRPKAAPRGLALLAGVLLWLALTGPAHAAFICKGQIFSEGDPKSMVYLVCGPPDYQEVVGEESRGGIPLPPEGKGRGTFQKSKEPVVQWVYNCGETHFLKILTFRGGTLVDVRSSEQRGWGANRRNCW, encoded by the coding sequence ATGCGCTTGCGGAATGCCCTGCCCCCACGCGGGGGCCGGGCGGCGGAGGACAAGGGGAGACGGCCGAAAGCGGCTCCCCGGGGTCTTGCTCTCCTTGCGGGCGTTCTTCTCTGGCTTGCGCTTACCGGCCCGGCCCATGCGGCTTTCATCTGCAAGGGCCAGATATTCTCCGAGGGAGACCCCAAGTCCATGGTCTATCTCGTCTGCGGCCCGCCGGATTACCAGGAGGTCGTCGGGGAGGAGTCCCGGGGAGGCATCCCGCTTCCGCCGGAGGGCAAGGGAAGAGGGACCTTCCAAAAGAGCAAGGAGCCGGTGGTCCAGTGGGTGTATAACTGTGGAGAGACGCATTTCCTCAAGATACTGACCTTCAGGGGAGGCACCCTGGTGGACGTCCGGAGCAGCGAGCAGCGGGGCTGGGGGGCAAACCGGAGGAACTGCTGGTAG
- a CDS encoding M23 family metallopeptidase, with protein MGLPPRFALTGRDAIYLSTVKNAAFVFVIIFGFLLPAQALALQAVVLPPSVKPGDPFVLRVYTNPDAPEARVGEEDLAFAPCGPGCFEAVGAVDLQTPPGTVSIEVRAAGEVLRLPLVVEEAAFPLQKLTLPRGEVTLSPKDEARAEREATLLRALWQRVSGKLWEGRFLMPLDNSFSTAFGTRRLMNGTKKGRHTGLDIRGHRGEPVLAANAGRVVLARELFFGGNTVVLDHGQGIYTIYMHLSAFKVAKGSVVRKGQVIGLVGSTGRSTGPHLHYGVKVNAVNTNPVALSELPLGPPEGPATQAGAVP; from the coding sequence ATGGGCCTGCCGCCGCGGTTTGCCCTCACCGGGCGGGATGCGATATACTTGAGCACCGTGAAGAACGCGGCCTTTGTTTTTGTTATTATTTTCGGCTTTTTGCTCCCCGCTCAAGCCCTTGCCCTGCAGGCGGTGGTCCTGCCGCCCTCGGTCAAGCCCGGCGACCCCTTCGTCCTCAGGGTCTATACAAACCCCGATGCGCCCGAGGCACGGGTGGGAGAGGAAGACCTGGCCTTTGCTCCCTGCGGTCCCGGCTGCTTCGAGGCGGTGGGGGCCGTGGACCTGCAGACGCCTCCCGGAACGGTCAGCATCGAGGTTCGGGCCGCCGGGGAGGTCCTCAGGCTTCCCCTTGTGGTGGAGGAGGCAGCTTTTCCCCTTCAGAAACTCACGCTCCCGAGGGGAGAGGTGACCCTGAGCCCCAAGGACGAGGCCCGTGCGGAGCGGGAGGCGACCCTTCTGCGGGCCCTCTGGCAGCGGGTCTCCGGGAAGCTCTGGGAGGGACGGTTTCTCATGCCCCTTGATAACAGCTTTTCCACGGCTTTCGGCACCCGGCGTCTCATGAACGGGACCAAAAAAGGCCGCCACACGGGGCTGGACATCCGGGGCCACCGGGGAGAGCCCGTGCTGGCGGCCAATGCCGGGCGCGTGGTGCTGGCCCGGGAGCTCTTCTTCGGCGGAAACACCGTGGTGCTGGACCACGGGCAGGGCATATACACCATTTACATGCATCTCTCGGCGTTCAAGGTCGCCAAGGGGAGCGTCGTACGGAAGGGCCAGGTCATCGGGCTGGTGGGCTCCACAGGCCGGTCCACGGGGCCCCATCTGCACTACGGGGTCAAGGTCAACGCGGTCAACACCAACCCCGTGGCCCTGAGCGAGCTTCCCCTGGGGCCCCCGGAAGGGCCCGCAACGCAGGCCGGAGCAGTCCCATAG